From the genome of Acropora palmata chromosome 4, jaAcrPala1.3, whole genome shotgun sequence, one region includes:
- the LOC141879673 gene encoding pyroglutamylated RF-amide peptide receptor-like gives MFYFPCIGCGMTESLLTEPAKSSTLDIVTTAVTSILIALCIIGNSLVCAVVRKNHDMRVPINYLLVNMAVSDVLYSTFHLSELIFKHIPTKPESMSRVGFCFARNPPLQWAAAISSIWSLVVIAVERYFVVTDIHGNGKLSMEKLKVIIPCIWIFSLVLQLPPFLSLNYDLDTNVCLPLEPWIYLIWIMTHFAFILTSSVLMAGLYSRVVYTLWFKQDHGNALPPEQQVALKVRKRVTLMVLTVTAIFAICWNSDLSLHCLEIFYFKGRPLPLGRAIIHTMLMFNAAVNPFAYALINQRFRKKLYELLPPGLRLFSVRVFPL, from the exons ATGTTTTATTTCCCTTGTATAGGTTGTGGTATGACAGAATCGTTGTTAACTGAACCGGCTAAGTCCTCAACACTTGACATTGTCACCACAGCAGTGACGTCCATTTTGATTGCTTTATGCATTATTGGCAACTCTTTGGTATGTGCTGTCGTGAGGAAAAACCACGATATGAG GGTTCCCATCAATTACCTGCTTGTCAATATGGCTGTGTCCGATGTCCTTTACTCGACATTTCATTTGTCCGAGCTAATTTTCAAACACATTCCCACCAAGCCAGAGTCAATGTCTAGAGTAGGATTTTGCTTCGCGCGGAATCCGCCTTTGCAATGGGCAGCAGCCATTTCCTCGATTTGGAGCCTTGTTGTCATCGCTGTTGAACGTTATTTTGTTGTGACAGATATCCATGGTAACGGGAAACTGTCGATGGAAAAACTCAAA GTGATAATTCCTTGCATCTGGATCTTTTCACTCGTTCTGCAGTTGCCaccatttctttcattaaattatGACCTAGACACCAACGTTTGCTTACCTCTGGAACCATGGATATATCTTATATGGATTATGACGCACTTTGCCTTTATCCTTACATCCTCTGTGCTAATGGCTGGCTTGTATTCTAGAGTAGTGTATACTTTGTGGTTCAAACAAGACCATGGTAACGCACTTCCTCCTGAACAACAG GTCGCATTGAAGGTTAGGAAGCGAGTCACCTTGATGGTTTTGACTGTCACagcaatttttgccatttgtTGGAATAGTGACTTAAGTTTACATTGCTTGGAAATCTTTTACTTCAAAGGCCGACCCCTGCCTTTGGGCCGTGCCATTATACATACAATGCTCATGTTTAATGCAGCAGTGAACCCTTTTGCATACGCTCTGATAAACCAACGATTCAGGAAGAAGCTCTACGAATTGCTACCACCTGGACTACGCTTGTTTTCTGTGAGGGTTTTTCCCCTGTGA
- the LOC141879674 gene encoding NADH dehydrogenase [ubiquinone] 1 alpha subcomplex subunit 2-like: MTKRIAVRNKHTNYDDDTNYNMAAAWRSRLGEYLREIRIHLCQKSLSSQGTRDFLEKYYIGLKKDNPKFPILVRECSGIQPKMYARYAYGKEASVQLNNLTSDGVLQAMEKLVTSEAL; encoded by the exons ATGACCAAAAGAATCGCAGTTAGAAATAAACATACGAATTACGACGACGACACGAATTACAACATGGCGGCTGCCTGGCGATCAAGGCTTGGGGAATATCTGAGAGAAATTCGCATTCATTTGTGTCAGAAGTCTCTCAGTAGTCAAGGTACCAG GGACTTCTTGGAAAAATATTACATAGGCTTGAAGAAAGATAACCCCAAGTTCCCAATTCTGGTTCGAGAATGCAGTGGAATTCAGCCAAAGATGTATGCACGATATG CTTATGGTAAAGAGGCTTCGGTGCAGTTAAACAATTTAACAAGTGATGGAGTCCTGCAAGCCATGGAGAAGCTTGTTACATCAGAGGCATTATGA
- the LOC141879922 gene encoding START domain-containing protein 10-like translates to MQVGEVRPAKADDFEHFRRLAESIDGWNLQYDKQGTKVFSKVKDGSTIRLIKVVAKFNDVSCSLMYDVLHDGDYRRCWDENMVECYEICQLDRYNDIGYYSIKCPTPMRNRDFVTQRSWNWADDDFIIFNHSVYHKDVPVKKGFIRGQSILSGYFVQKRGDGCSVTYVSQVDLKGHLPKWLVNRASTKIAPKVVIKVHKAALGYQVWKAEHAPSYKPWIWPEQSILPMLRPEDAEYVNSDSPSGSDQEQEVIGEDPANYSSEENVDDNIML, encoded by the exons ATGCAAGTTGGCGAAGTCCGGCCTGCGAAGGCAGACGATTTTGAGCATTTTCGTCGACTGGCGGAGAGTATCGATGGGTGGAATCTACAGTACGATAAACAGGGAACTAAAGTGTTCAGCAAAGTCAAAGATGGTTCTACGATTAGACTTATAAAG GTTGtggcaaaatttaatgatgTTTCATGCTCGTTAATGTATGATGTCCTTCATGACGGGGATTACAGGAGATGCTGGGATGAGAACATGGTGGAATGCTACGAGATATGTCAACTTGACAGATACAATGATATAGGCTACTATTCAA TTAAATGTCCCACTCCAATGAGGAACAGGGATTTTGTAACCCAAAGGTCATGGAACTGGGCAGATGATGATTTTATTATCTTTAATCACTCTGTATATCACAAG GATGTTCCAGTGAAGAAGGGTTTTATCCGTGGTCAGTCAATTTTAAGTGGGTATTTTGTTCAAAAGAGGGGAGATGGATGTTCAGTGACGTATGTATCACAAGTAGATTTAAAAG GTCATTTACCAAAATGGTTAGTTAACAGAGCTTCAACAAAAATTGCTCCTAAG GTTGTTATCAAGGTACACAAGGCAGCCCTTGGCTATCAAGTATGGAAAGCAGAACATGCTCCCAGCTACAAGCCATGGATCTGGCCAGAACAAAGCATTCTTCCAATGCTTCGTCCTGAAGATGCAGAGTATGTTAACAGTGACTCACCAAGCGGATCTGACCAGGAGCAGGAAGTCATTGGAGAAGACCCAGCTAATTACTCCAGTGAGGAAAATGTAGATGACAATATTATGCTTTGA
- the LOC141879924 gene encoding uncharacterized protein LOC141879924, with the protein MDKLFSSPLFSAAALDFGIQWVLWLVAAFLKTEKFYDLAGSSTFILLTWQSIRWGGRLYVRQLIQSSCVTIWGLRLGLFLFQRVLQDGKDSRFDKARGNPALFFVFWTLQGVWVWMTLWPTLILNTASKDEKLNWKDYLGWSLWLVGFLIESIADHQKSQFRANPDNKGKWISTGLWGLCQYPNYFGEILMWSSLFLPASSVMSGYQHWSVLSPIFVAYLVTRVSGIPLQEGQALKKWGHLAEYRMYYQSTAKLIPYIW; encoded by the coding sequence ATGGACAAACTCTTTTCAAGTCCTCTTTTCAGTGCTGCGGCCTTAGACTTTGGGATTCAGTGGGTGCTGTGGCTTGTAGCAGCCTTCCTAAAAACGGAGAAATTCTACGATTTAGCCGGATCTTCTACTTTCATTCTCCTAACATGGCAGTCTATTCGGTGGGGTGGAAGACTTTACGTTCGTCAACTTATCCAATCCAGTTGTGTTACAATTTGGGGGCTCCGGTTGGGGCTCTTTCTCTTCCAGCGAGTTCTGCAAGATGGAAAGGACTCTCGCTTTGATAAAGCTCGAGGAAATCCTGCgttatttttcgttttctggACCCTTCAAGGCGTGTGGGTGTGGATGACGCTGTGGCCGACTCTCATTTTGAATACCGCGTCCAAAGATGAGAAGCTAAACTGGAAGGATTACTTGGGATGGTCCCTTTGGTTGGTTGGATTTCTTATTGAATCAATAGCCGATCATCAGAAGTCGCAGTTCCGAGCCAACCCAGACAACAAGGGAAAGTGGATTTCCACTGGTCTGTGGGGCTTGTGCCAATACCCCAACTACTTTGGTGAAATCCTCATGTGGTCGAGTTTGTTTCTCCCAGCCTCCTCAGTGATGTCCGGTTACCAGCACTGGAGTGTGCTTTCCCCAATATTTGTGGCGTATCTAGTGACTCGCGTTAGCGGTATTCCACTTCAAGAGGGACAGGCCTTGAAAAAGTGGGGTCATCTGGCAGAGTACCGAATGTACTATCAGAGCACTGCCAAGTTGATACCATATATTTGGTAG
- the LOC141879923 gene encoding uncharacterized protein LOC141879923: MGNLVSVTPKRPLLTVAALDLGIQWTLWSLAAFHRTEKFFDLAGSSTFIFLTSLTLRWRYKHSKIYLRQLVQSGCVTLWGLRLGLFLFCRVLQTGGDSRFNKVRGNPKMFFIYWTVQGVWVWMTLWPTLILNTSDNDFDLTWKDYLGWSLWLVGFVLQVVADHQKSQFRANAANKGKWISAGLWSQCRHPNYLGEILMWSSLFLPASSVMSGHQYWSVISPLSVVYLLTQISGIPLLEKQGLKKWGHLAEYEKYRHNTSVLVPYLW, translated from the coding sequence ATGGGGAATTTAGTTTCAGTTACCCCCAAACGACCTCTCCTCACTGTAGCCGCCTTGGATCTTGGTATTCAGTGGACGTTGTGGTCTCTAGCTGCCTTCCATAGAACGGAGAAATTCTTCGATTTGGCTGGGTCTTCCACCTTCATATTTCTCACATCCTTGACGCTTCGATGGCGGTACAAACATTCCAAGATTTACCTGCGACAGCTCGTCCAATCTGGCTGCGTGACCCTTTGGGGACTTCGATTGGGTTTGTTCCTATTTTGCAGAGTGCTTCAGACTGGTGGAGACAGCCGCTTCAACAAAGTGAGAGGGAATCCAAAGATGTTCTTTATTTATTGGACTGTGCAGGGAGTTTGGGTATGGATGACACTTTGGCCGACTCTAATATTGAATACCTCGGACAACGATTTTGACTTGACCTGGAAAGATTATTTGGGATGGTCGCTTTGGCTGGTAGGATTTGTACTGCAAGTTGTGGCGGACCATCAAAAGTCGCAGTTCCGTGCCAATGCAGCTAATAAGGGAAAGTGGATCTCGGCAGGTCTATGGAGCCAGTGTCGACATCCTAACTACCTTGGCGAGATTCTGATGTGGTCCAGCTTGTTTCTTCCGGCTTCTTCAGTGATGTCTGGTCACCAGTACTGGAGTGTGATCTCCCCTTTGTCAGTGGTTTACTTGTTGACGCAAATCAGTGGTATTCCACTTTTGGAGAAGCAAGGTTTAAAGAAATGGGGTCACCTGGCAGAGTACGAAAAGTATAGGCACAACACCTCAGTGCTCGTTCCTTACTTATGGTAG